The Citrifermentans bemidjiense Bem genome window below encodes:
- the ftsA gene encoding cell division protein FtsA: MSTRRDNLIVGLDIGTTKICAIVGNVTEEGIDIVGIGTSPSKGLRKGVVINIESTVAAIKKAIEEAELMAGCEIKSVYAGIAGGHIKGFNSQGVIAIKNREVSPEDVKRVIEAAKAIAIPMDREVIHILPQEFIIDDQDGIREPLGMSGVRLEAKVHIVTGAVASAQNIVKSCNRAGLEVADIVLEQLSSSEAVLSSDEKELGVALVDIGGGTTDIAIFVDGAIKHTSVLSLGGNHLTNDIAVGLRTPMAEAERIKQKYGCCLSSLVGKDETIEVPSVGGRKPRILSRQLLCEILEPRVEEIFTLVNREIVKSGLEDSIASGVVITGGSTILEGMPELAEQIFNLPVRRGLPQRIGGLTDVVNSPVYATGVGLVVYGSKNVGVHEFPTQQSDETVFRRVSRRMKDWFGEFF; this comes from the coding sequence ATGTCCACTAGAAGGGATAATCTCATCGTAGGGCTCGACATAGGCACTACCAAGATCTGCGCCATCGTGGGGAACGTGACTGAGGAAGGCATCGACATCGTCGGTATCGGCACCAGTCCGTCCAAGGGGCTCAGAAAAGGGGTGGTGATCAACATCGAGAGCACCGTCGCCGCCATCAAGAAGGCGATCGAAGAGGCCGAGCTCATGGCCGGCTGCGAGATCAAGTCGGTCTACGCGGGGATCGCCGGCGGCCACATCAAGGGGTTCAACTCCCAGGGCGTGATCGCCATCAAGAACCGCGAGGTCTCTCCCGAGGACGTGAAACGCGTCATCGAGGCGGCGAAGGCGATCGCCATCCCGATGGACCGCGAGGTGATCCACATCCTCCCCCAGGAATTCATCATCGACGACCAGGACGGCATTCGCGAGCCGCTGGGGATGAGCGGGGTGCGCCTGGAAGCGAAAGTCCATATCGTCACCGGCGCCGTCGCGAGCGCCCAGAACATCGTCAAGTCGTGCAACCGGGCAGGCCTCGAGGTCGCCGACATCGTCCTTGAGCAGCTCTCCTCCTCCGAGGCGGTGCTCTCCTCCGACGAGAAGGAACTCGGCGTGGCCCTGGTCGATATCGGCGGCGGCACCACCGACATCGCAATCTTCGTGGACGGCGCCATCAAGCACACCTCGGTCCTTTCGCTTGGGGGGAACCACCTGACCAACGACATCGCGGTCGGTCTCAGGACCCCGATGGCCGAGGCCGAGCGCATCAAGCAGAAGTACGGCTGCTGCCTCTCTTCGCTTGTGGGCAAAGACGAGACCATCGAGGTCCCGAGCGTCGGAGGGAGGAAGCCGCGCATCCTTTCCCGCCAGCTGCTCTGCGAAATCCTGGAGCCGCGCGTCGAGGAGATCTTCACCCTGGTGAACCGCGAGATCGTGAAGAGCGGCCTGGAAGATTCCATCGCCTCCGGCGTGGTCATCACCGGCGGTTCCACCATCCTCGAAGGGATGCCGGAACTGGCCGAGCAGATCTTCAACCTTCCGGTGCGCCGCGGGCTTCCGCAGCGGATCGGCGGACTTACCGACGTCGTTAATTCGCCGGTTTACGCGACCGGCGTCGGCCTTGTCGTCTACGGCAGCAAGAACGTCGGCGTGCACGAGTTCCCGACCCAGCAAAGCGACGAGACGGTCTTCCGCAGGGTGAGCCGCAGGATGAAGGATTGGTTTGGAGAATTTTTTTAA
- the murC gene encoding UDP-N-acetylmuramate--L-alanine ligase, producing MYGKIERIHFVGIGGIGMSGIAEVLLNLGYKVSGSDLRGSEITQRLESLGGEIFFGHAAENVANADVVVISSAVHDDNPEVVEAHLRLIPVIPRAEMLAELMRMKYGIAVAGTHGKTTTTSMVATILSKGGIDPTIVIGGRLNSLGTNARLGQGQFLVAEADESDGSFLLLSPTIAVVTNIDADHLDFYSGIEEIKDTFVEFINKIPFYGLAVLCLDNGNIADVLPRVKKRFTSYGMSAQADFRATDVKLSGFSTSFVAHHKGVRLGEITFSMPGAHNVLNALAAIAVAMELDIPFETIQEGFAGFGGVGRRFHLKGEANGIMVVDDYGHHPTEIKATLGAAKAGFAENRLVVVFQPHRYSRTKELFEEFVKAFHDADVLILTDIYPAGEAPIEGVTAEALANRVRRHGQKDVTWISDRDKLCEHLERVLAPGDILLTLGAGNVWQVGETMLLRLKAAKES from the coding sequence GTGTACGGAAAAATAGAGAGAATACATTTCGTCGGCATCGGCGGCATCGGGATGAGCGGCATCGCGGAGGTGCTCCTGAACCTGGGGTACAAGGTTTCGGGATCGGACCTGCGTGGCTCGGAGATCACCCAGCGGCTGGAGAGCCTGGGAGGCGAGATCTTCTTCGGGCACGCCGCCGAGAACGTGGCGAACGCCGACGTGGTGGTCATCTCCAGCGCCGTCCACGACGACAACCCCGAGGTGGTCGAGGCGCATCTGAGGCTGATACCGGTGATCCCACGTGCCGAGATGCTGGCCGAGCTGATGCGCATGAAGTACGGCATCGCCGTCGCCGGGACCCACGGCAAGACCACGACCACCTCCATGGTGGCGACCATCCTCTCCAAGGGGGGGATCGACCCGACCATCGTCATCGGCGGCAGGCTCAACTCGCTTGGCACCAACGCGAGGCTGGGACAGGGACAGTTCCTGGTGGCCGAGGCGGACGAGTCGGACGGCTCTTTCCTGCTCCTCTCCCCCACCATAGCCGTGGTCACCAACATCGACGCCGACCACCTCGACTTCTACAGCGGCATCGAGGAGATCAAGGACACCTTCGTCGAGTTCATCAACAAGATCCCCTTCTACGGGCTTGCCGTACTCTGCCTGGACAACGGCAACATAGCCGACGTCCTGCCCCGGGTGAAGAAGCGCTTCACGAGCTACGGCATGTCGGCCCAGGCGGACTTCAGGGCCACCGACGTGAAGCTCTCTGGGTTCTCGACCAGCTTCGTGGCGCATCACAAAGGGGTGCGGCTGGGAGAGATCACCTTCTCCATGCCGGGCGCCCACAACGTACTGAACGCGCTGGCCGCGATCGCCGTGGCCATGGAGCTGGACATCCCGTTCGAGACCATCCAGGAAGGTTTCGCCGGGTTCGGCGGGGTGGGGCGCCGCTTCCATCTGAAGGGGGAGGCCAACGGCATCATGGTGGTGGACGACTACGGGCATCACCCGACCGAGATCAAGGCGACCTTGGGCGCCGCCAAGGCAGGCTTTGCCGAGAACCGTCTGGTCGTCGTGTTCCAGCCGCACCGCTATTCCAGGACCAAGGAGCTCTTCGAGGAGTTCGTCAAGGCGTTCCACGACGCCGACGTCCTGATCCTGACCGACATCTATCCGGCGGGGGAGGCCCCCATCGAGGGGGTGACCGCCGAGGCGCTGGCAAACAGGGTCCGCAGGCACGGCCAGAAGGACGTCACCTGGATCTCCGACCGCGACAAGCTCTGCGAGCACCTGGAGCGCGTGCTTGCTCCCGGCGACATCCTGCTGACCCTTGGGGCCGGCAACGTCTGGCAGGTGGGAGAGACCATGCTGCTGCGGTTGAAGGCCGCGAAGGAGAGCTGA
- a CDS encoding cell division protein FtsQ/DivIB, which yields MRDLHAKKQRVPHNRVKKPPKERKPINWGPILKYASRGFGGAALCAGLGFGGWQIYNLVSRTTLLRLEAIEVSPLKRVSREEIITLAGVRPGDSMLKVDLKTVVARLSKNPWLEQVQVRRYFPHTLSITVSERAPQAVANVGCLYYLDDKGVLFKSLVEGDRLDYPLITGFTEEELAQDPKGCQDALKNALALIDTLKKGGVFSLEDISEIHYSKGYGFTLFTMQGGVPVKLGNGGFSEKLTRLAGIYKELQPQMQALDYIDLDYADKIIVKKV from the coding sequence ATGCGCGATCTTCATGCCAAAAAACAGCGGGTGCCCCACAACAGGGTCAAGAAACCGCCCAAGGAACGTAAGCCCATCAACTGGGGCCCGATCCTGAAGTACGCCTCCAGGGGATTCGGCGGCGCCGCGCTCTGCGCCGGCCTCGGCTTCGGGGGATGGCAGATCTACAACCTGGTGTCGCGGACCACGCTGCTGCGGCTGGAGGCCATAGAGGTCTCCCCCCTGAAACGCGTCTCCCGCGAAGAGATCATCACCCTTGCCGGGGTGAGGCCCGGGGACTCGATGTTGAAGGTCGACCTGAAGACCGTGGTGGCGAGGCTTTCCAAAAACCCCTGGCTCGAGCAGGTCCAGGTGCGGCGCTACTTCCCGCACACGCTGTCGATAACCGTTTCGGAAAGGGCGCCGCAGGCGGTGGCCAACGTCGGCTGCCTCTATTACCTGGACGACAAGGGAGTGCTCTTCAAATCGCTGGTCGAAGGGGACCGGCTCGACTACCCCCTCATCACCGGTTTCACCGAGGAGGAGTTGGCACAGGACCCCAAGGGTTGCCAGGACGCGCTGAAAAACGCCCTGGCCCTGATCGACACCCTGAAGAAAGGGGGCGTCTTCAGCCTGGAGGACATCTCGGAGATCCATTACAGCAAGGGGTACGGTTTCACCCTGTTCACCATGCAGGGGGGGGTGCCGGTGAAACTCGGCAACGGCGGGTTCAGCGAAAAGCTGACGCGACTGGCCGGCATCTACAAGGAACTTCAGCCGCAGATGCAGGCGCTCGACTACATAGATCTTGATTACGCTGACAAAATCATAGTTAAAAAAGTGTAG
- the ftsZ gene encoding cell division protein FtsZ — translation MFHFDESIDQSAKIKVIGVGGSGGNAVNTMMSVGIAGVDFIVANTDAQALRMSKAQVKIQIGTELTKGLGAGANPNVGRDAALEDRDKVHEALKGADMIFIAAGMGGGTGTGAAPVIAEVAREHGALTVGVVTKPFSREGRQRLAKGEDGIKELKKHVDSLIVIPNDRLLGLAGKSMSILDAFKPSDDVLRQAVQGISDLITQSGLINVDFADVKSIMSERGMAMMGIGIGSGENRAIDAAVKAISSPLLEDIDISGAKGVLVNISGSASMTMDEFDAASKVIHEKVHEDANIIVGLVIDETLGETIKVTAIATGFGDRFDLEKGRHEMKSVATMATMVKPVESRLEIPTFIREKQQRETQVRQRSFLSDDEDQYDIPTFLRKSVD, via the coding sequence ATGTTTCACTTCGATGAGAGCATCGATCAAAGTGCGAAGATAAAAGTGATTGGCGTTGGCGGATCCGGCGGGAATGCAGTCAACACCATGATGAGCGTGGGTATCGCGGGGGTCGACTTCATCGTCGCCAACACCGACGCCCAGGCGCTCAGGATGTCCAAGGCCCAGGTTAAGATCCAGATCGGCACGGAGCTTACCAAGGGACTCGGGGCGGGCGCCAACCCGAACGTCGGGCGCGACGCTGCCCTTGAGGACAGGGACAAGGTCCACGAGGCGCTGAAGGGCGCGGACATGATCTTCATAGCGGCCGGCATGGGCGGCGGCACCGGCACCGGTGCGGCGCCTGTCATCGCCGAGGTTGCTCGCGAGCACGGGGCTCTCACCGTGGGCGTGGTCACCAAGCCGTTTTCCCGCGAGGGGCGCCAGCGTTTGGCCAAGGGCGAGGACGGCATCAAGGAGCTGAAGAAACATGTCGACTCCCTGATCGTCATCCCCAACGACCGTCTGCTCGGCCTGGCCGGGAAGTCCATGTCCATCCTCGACGCCTTCAAACCCTCCGACGACGTGCTGCGCCAGGCGGTGCAGGGCATCTCCGACCTGATCACCCAGTCCGGCCTGATCAACGTCGACTTCGCCGACGTGAAGTCGATCATGAGCGAGCGCGGCATGGCGATGATGGGCATCGGCATCGGCTCCGGCGAGAACCGCGCCATCGATGCCGCCGTCAAGGCCATCTCCAGCCCGCTGCTCGAAGACATCGACATCTCCGGCGCCAAGGGCGTTCTGGTCAACATCTCCGGCTCCGCCTCCATGACCATGGATGAGTTCGACGCGGCCAGCAAGGTGATCCACGAGAAGGTGCACGAAGACGCGAACATCATCGTGGGTCTGGTCATCGACGAGACTCTGGGCGAGACCATCAAGGTCACCGCCATCGCCACCGGCTTCGGCGACCGTTTCGACCTGGAGAAAGGGCGTCACGAGATGAAGAGCGTGGCCACCATGGCCACCATGGTGAAGCCGGTCGAAAGCAGGCTGGAGATCCCGACCTTCATCCGCGAAAAGCAGCAGCGCGAGACCCAGGTGCGCCAGCGCAGCTTCCTCTCCGACGATGAGGATCAGTACGACATCCCGACCTTCCTGAGGAAGTCCGTAGACTAA
- a CDS encoding D-alanine--D-alanine ligase → MTVEELKKKKIAVLMGGLSAEREVSLNSGKAVLASLVKQGFRAVGIDVGRDLPQRLAEEQVELAFIALHGRFGEDGSVQGLLELMGIPYTGSGVLASALAIDKIASKVIFASAGLKLAPYQVLRRGEELKLANPLPVVVKPSREGSSVGVGIVRDPSRMQAALDEAFRYDSEILIEGFIDGREVQVGILNGKALGAIEIIPKGEFYDYEAKYTDGGAQHILPARLPEAVYAEVLRQGEKAHAALGCDCYSRVDFLVTETGDCFLLEVNTLPGMTDLSLLPEIAGGAGIAFGELVLRILQAASLKI, encoded by the coding sequence ATGACGGTAGAGGAGCTGAAAAAGAAGAAGATCGCGGTGCTGATGGGTGGACTTTCCGCCGAGCGCGAAGTGTCCCTCAACAGCGGCAAGGCGGTCCTTGCCTCCCTGGTCAAGCAGGGTTTCCGGGCGGTGGGGATCGACGTCGGTCGCGACCTGCCGCAGCGGCTGGCCGAGGAGCAGGTGGAATTGGCCTTCATCGCGCTGCACGGCCGCTTCGGCGAGGATGGCTCGGTCCAGGGACTCCTGGAACTGATGGGCATCCCCTATACCGGCTCCGGGGTACTTGCCAGCGCCCTCGCCATCGACAAAATAGCTTCCAAGGTCATCTTCGCCTCCGCCGGGCTGAAGCTCGCTCCCTACCAGGTGCTGCGCCGGGGCGAGGAGCTCAAGCTAGCCAACCCGCTTCCGGTCGTGGTGAAGCCTTCCCGCGAAGGCTCCTCCGTCGGAGTCGGCATCGTGCGCGACCCTTCCCGGATGCAGGCGGCGCTCGACGAGGCGTTCCGCTACGACTCCGAGATCCTCATCGAGGGTTTCATCGACGGTCGCGAAGTCCAGGTCGGCATACTGAACGGCAAGGCGCTGGGCGCCATCGAGATCATCCCCAAGGGGGAATTCTACGACTACGAGGCGAAGTACACCGACGGCGGCGCGCAGCACATCCTGCCGGCGCGCCTCCCCGAGGCGGTCTACGCCGAGGTGCTTCGTCAGGGTGAGAAGGCGCACGCGGCGCTGGGGTGCGACTGCTACAGCAGGGTCGACTTCCTGGTCACCGAAACGGGCGACTGCTTCCTCTTGGAGGTGAACACCCTCCCCGGGATGACGGACTTAAGCCTTCTTCCCGAGATAGCGGGGGGAGCCGGAATCGCTTTCGGCGAGTTGGTACTGCGCATACTGCAGGCGGCATCGCTGAAGATCTAG
- a CDS encoding GAF domain-containing sensor histidine kinase, with protein sequence MSDRPLYNSKIINNFVALLKKKHADVDVRELLNYAEISPYELSDEGHWLTQRQVDRFHDKMSYLLGGKELAREGGRYAASEEALGVMAKYTFGFIGPANTLVAIGKCASNFTRSAVYQSRKLADNKVEITVTPHSDVEEKPFQCENRIGFFEAIVQMFDHDIPSVEHPECIFKGGSCCRYIVSWKKTWAGKIRLVRNLQVPVVLVLYGVLHHFYRIGHLGEMLVALAFMQLGASYLAERLEKKEILATLAGVQESTEQMVDQIGVNYNNARMVNEVGQALSTQSGIDEVLQNVIGALEKRLGYDRCLIMLADKNKSCLKFRTGVGINDKQLKALKKASFDLTNPGAKGAFVTCFREQRTMFVDFSEVTHIHSEQSINLSEVLEAQSFICCAIVFEGESLGILAVDNMKTQRPLTQSDMSLLTGLAPVIGMSLRNAMHLERERRMAEQIRQSQKMEAVGVLAGGIAHDFNNLLTGMIGYVSLALMTIKEEDPATKYLDQVVSAADRAADLTQRLLAFSRKQINHPEPVDLNQIVNNVRKLLSRLVTAKIELKVEPSEGMLPVVADSSQIDQMVMNLVTNARDAMPTGGTLTITTEAMELTEEWVESHGYGSIGSYAVLSVTDTGTGMDEATRAHVLEPFFTTKEVGKGSGLGLAIVYGIVKQHEGHLEIYSKPGAGTTLNVYLPLIAPAP encoded by the coding sequence ATGTCCGATCGACCACTTTACAACAGCAAGATAATCAACAACTTCGTCGCGCTGCTGAAGAAAAAGCATGCGGACGTGGACGTGCGCGAGCTTTTGAACTATGCGGAGATAAGCCCGTACGAGCTGAGCGACGAAGGGCACTGGCTCACCCAGCGGCAGGTCGACCGTTTCCACGACAAGATGTCCTATCTCCTGGGGGGCAAAGAACTAGCCCGGGAAGGAGGGCGTTACGCCGCCTCCGAAGAGGCATTGGGCGTGATGGCCAAGTACACCTTCGGCTTCATCGGGCCGGCCAACACCCTGGTCGCCATAGGCAAATGCGCCTCCAACTTCACCCGTTCCGCCGTCTATCAATCCCGCAAGCTCGCCGACAACAAGGTGGAGATCACGGTAACCCCCCATTCCGACGTGGAGGAAAAGCCTTTCCAGTGCGAAAACCGCATCGGCTTTTTCGAGGCGATCGTCCAGATGTTCGACCACGACATCCCCTCCGTCGAACACCCCGAGTGCATCTTCAAGGGGGGCTCCTGCTGCAGGTACATCGTCTCCTGGAAGAAGACCTGGGCCGGCAAGATCCGGTTGGTCAGAAACCTCCAGGTGCCGGTCGTGCTCGTACTCTACGGGGTGCTCCACCACTTCTACCGAATCGGGCACCTGGGCGAGATGCTGGTAGCGCTCGCCTTCATGCAACTGGGCGCGTCCTACCTCGCCGAGCGGCTGGAGAAGAAAGAGATACTCGCCACCCTGGCCGGCGTGCAGGAGTCGACGGAGCAGATGGTCGACCAGATCGGCGTCAACTACAACAACGCCCGGATGGTAAACGAGGTGGGGCAGGCCCTGAGCACGCAAAGCGGCATAGACGAGGTGCTGCAGAATGTGATCGGCGCCCTCGAGAAGCGGCTGGGGTATGACCGGTGCCTTATCATGCTGGCGGACAAGAACAAATCGTGCCTTAAGTTCCGCACCGGGGTCGGCATCAACGACAAGCAACTGAAAGCGCTGAAAAAGGCCTCCTTCGATCTCACCAACCCTGGCGCCAAAGGGGCCTTCGTAACCTGCTTCCGGGAACAAAGGACGATGTTCGTCGACTTTTCCGAGGTGACGCACATTCACTCCGAGCAGAGCATCAACCTCTCCGAGGTGCTGGAGGCGCAATCCTTCATCTGTTGCGCCATTGTCTTCGAGGGAGAGTCGCTGGGTATCCTGGCGGTGGACAACATGAAGACCCAGCGGCCGCTGACCCAAAGCGACATGAGCCTTTTGACCGGTCTCGCGCCGGTCATCGGCATGAGCCTTCGCAACGCCATGCACCTGGAGCGCGAAAGGAGGATGGCGGAGCAGATCAGGCAGTCGCAGAAGATGGAAGCCGTCGGGGTGCTGGCAGGAGGAATCGCGCACGATTTCAACAACCTGCTGACCGGTATGATCGGGTACGTCAGCCTGGCGCTGATGACCATTAAGGAGGAGGACCCCGCCACGAAGTACCTGGACCAGGTCGTCTCCGCCGCCGACCGGGCCGCCGACCTCACCCAGAGGCTCCTCGCCTTCAGCAGAAAGCAGATCAACCACCCGGAACCGGTGGACCTGAACCAGATCGTGAACAACGTGAGAAAGCTCCTGAGCAGACTGGTTACGGCGAAAATCGAGCTGAAGGTCGAACCGAGCGAGGGGATGTTGCCGGTGGTCGCGGATTCGAGCCAGATCGACCAGATGGTGATGAACCTGGTCACCAACGCGCGGGACGCCATGCCCACCGGGGGGACGCTGACCATAACCACCGAAGCGATGGAGCTGACCGAGGAGTGGGTGGAGTCGCACGGATACGGCAGTATCGGCTCTTACGCCGTTTTATCCGTCACCGACACGGGGACCGGCATGGACGAGGCGACCAGGGCCCACGTTCTCGAGCCGTTTTTTACCACGAAGGAAGTGGGGAAGGGGAGCGGGTTAGGTCTGGCCATCGTGTACGGGATCGTGAAGCAGCACGAAGGGCACCTGGAGATCTACAGCAAGCCTGGCGCAGGGACCACCTTGAACGTCTATCTCCCGCTCATTGCACCTGCGCCCTAG
- the murG gene encoding undecaprenyldiphospho-muramoylpentapeptide beta-N-acetylglucosaminyltransferase: MRLIIAGGGTGGHLFPGIAVADEFLARSPENEVLFVGTERGIEARLLPKLGYKLALISASGMKGMGTIKKIMSAGRLLYGYSQSRKILKEFRPDLVLGVGGYASAPIVLAARGMGIRRFIHEQNAFPGLTNKVLGRFVDGVFISMPEAESFFPKEMTQMTGNPIRKEILWGFQERVRSIGDTFSILVFGGSAGAQRVNSALLEALPHLEGVKGKLRITHQTGEKDAARVREGYQAQGFQAQVLSFIDDMSAAYGAADLVVCRAGATTIAEVTACGKGCIFIPFPYAADDHQRKNAESLVHKNAGVMILEEDLTGERLAAKILELMEHPAELAEIEKNARALAQLDAAQAIVSAMVSKN, translated from the coding sequence ATGAGGCTCATCATCGCAGGCGGCGGGACCGGGGGGCATCTCTTCCCGGGGATAGCGGTCGCCGACGAGTTCCTGGCGCGCAGCCCCGAGAACGAGGTTCTTTTCGTCGGCACCGAGCGCGGTATCGAGGCGCGGCTCCTGCCGAAGCTCGGCTACAAGCTGGCCCTCATCTCGGCAAGCGGTATGAAGGGGATGGGGACCATCAAGAAGATCATGAGCGCGGGGCGTCTGCTCTACGGCTATTCGCAGTCGAGAAAGATCCTGAAGGAGTTCCGTCCCGACCTGGTGTTGGGGGTCGGCGGCTACGCCTCGGCACCCATTGTCCTCGCGGCGCGCGGCATGGGGATCAGGCGCTTCATCCATGAGCAAAATGCGTTCCCCGGCCTCACCAACAAGGTCCTAGGGCGCTTCGTGGACGGCGTCTTCATCTCCATGCCCGAAGCAGAGAGCTTCTTTCCCAAGGAGATGACCCAGATGACCGGGAACCCGATCCGGAAGGAGATCCTCTGGGGGTTCCAGGAGCGGGTGCGGAGCATCGGGGACACCTTCAGCATCCTCGTCTTCGGAGGGAGCGCCGGCGCCCAGCGGGTCAACAGCGCGCTTTTGGAGGCGCTGCCGCATCTGGAGGGAGTGAAGGGGAAACTGAGGATCACGCACCAGACCGGCGAGAAGGACGCGGCCCGGGTGCGCGAGGGATATCAGGCCCAGGGGTTCCAGGCCCAGGTGCTCAGCTTCATCGACGACATGTCCGCGGCCTACGGCGCCGCCGACCTCGTCGTCTGCAGGGCCGGTGCGACAACCATCGCCGAGGTCACCGCCTGCGGCAAGGGGTGCATCTTCATCCCCTTCCCGTATGCTGCCGACGACCACCAGAGGAAAAACGCCGAGTCGCTGGTGCACAAAAACGCCGGCGTCATGATCCTGGAAGAAGATCTCACCGGCGAGCGGCTGGCGGCGAAGATCCTCGAACTGATGGAGCACCCAGCCGAGCTTGCCGAGATAGAGAAGAACGCCCGAGCCCTGGCCCAGTTAGACGCAGCCCAGGCCATCGTCTCGGCTATGGTGAGTAAAAACTAA
- the murB gene encoding UDP-N-acetylmuramate dehydrogenase, giving the protein MTRGELEQAVQGVRGTVKWDEPMWQHTSLKVGGPADLYFEPADLPDLHETVEKLLAAKIPYLVLGGGYNLLVRDGGIRGCVISLKKLDTLEMQPGARLEVGAGVTNSTLCRFAAEHCLGGMEFLSGIPGSFGGALTMNAGAQGGETLQRVETLITLREGKLLVRKAAELEFGYRYLRLLPGEIVLGAKLRLEPAERRIIEERMQANIARRSGTQRVTYPNAGSFFKNPSGRHAWELIDRAGMRGVTVGGAQVSEAHTNFLVNRGGACAADFTSLAALVKLRVKETSGVDLEEEVRLVGEE; this is encoded by the coding sequence TTGACACGGGGCGAGCTCGAACAAGCGGTCCAGGGGGTGCGCGGCACGGTCAAGTGGGACGAGCCGATGTGGCAGCACACCTCCCTTAAAGTCGGGGGTCCGGCGGATCTTTACTTCGAGCCCGCCGATCTGCCCGACCTTCACGAGACCGTGGAGAAGCTCCTCGCCGCGAAGATCCCTTACCTGGTGCTGGGAGGGGGGTACAACCTGCTGGTGCGCGACGGCGGCATCAGAGGGTGCGTCATCTCGCTCAAGAAACTGGACACCCTGGAGATGCAGCCGGGCGCGAGACTCGAAGTGGGCGCGGGGGTAACCAACTCCACCCTCTGCCGCTTCGCCGCCGAGCATTGCCTTGGGGGGATGGAATTTCTCAGCGGCATTCCCGGAAGCTTCGGCGGAGCGCTCACCATGAACGCCGGCGCCCAGGGTGGCGAGACGCTGCAGCGGGTCGAGACGCTCATCACTTTGCGTGAGGGAAAGCTCTTGGTGCGCAAAGCCGCTGAGCTGGAATTCGGTTACCGCTACTTGAGGCTTTTGCCGGGAGAGATCGTCCTGGGGGCGAAGCTCAGGCTCGAACCTGCCGAACGCCGCATCATCGAGGAGCGGATGCAGGCCAACATCGCCAGAAGAAGCGGGACGCAGCGGGTCACCTATCCCAATGCCGGGTCCTTCTTCAAGAACCCGTCGGGGCGGCACGCCTGGGAGCTGATCGACCGGGCCGGCATGCGCGGCGTCACCGTCGGCGGTGCTCAGGTCTCAGAGGCGCACACCAACTTCCTGGTCAATCGCGGCGGCGCGTGTGCCGCGGACTTCACTTCGCTCGCGGCGCTGGTGAAGCTGAGGGTGAAGGAGACCAGCGGCGTCGACCTCGAGGAAGAGGTCCGCCTGGTAGGCGAAGAGTAG